The genomic stretch CACGGCCAGACCGGCAGTCACAATGCCGCCCGGCGAATTGATATAAAAATTGATGTCTTTGTCCGGGTCCTCGGATTCCAAAAAGAGGAGCTGGGCGATCAACAGGTTGGCCACCTCATCATTCATGGCGGTTCCCAGGAAGATAATCCGGTCCTTGAGAAGCCTGGAATAAATGTCATAAGCGCGCTCCCCTCTGCTGCTCTGCTCGATTACAATGGGTATCAGTGGCAAAATAGTCTCCTTTTTAAAACTGTTTGATCCATGGCGTTTTTAATGATGCAATCCCGGCCATTATTTTTTTTCATCGGGTTTCTTTTCTGATTCAGATTCAGGGTCAACCTCTTCAGTCTTACTACTTTCAATAATAAGTTTGATCGCCTGTTTTTCAAGTAAGGCCTGCTCGAAAAATTCAAGATTCTCCTTGTTTTTCTGATAATAGCCCTTGATAGCCTCAGCCGTCTGATTCAAACTGGCGGCCATATTCTGGTACCCCTTTTCCCGCTCTTCATCGGAAAGGGTCATATTTTCCTGTTCGATGATCTGGCTTAAAATCAGGTGCCGCTTGACCTGCTTGACAGCGGTATCCTGATATCTTTCCTTGAGCTTCTCACGGGTCAGCCCCAGATTTTCCATGGACATGTTGTGATAGGCAAATGAACGCTCTGCCTCGGCAATAATATTCTCGAGTTCATATTCAACCATAACCTCCGGAACTTCAAAATCCTTCTTTTCGATCAGTGCGGAAAAAGCCTGCTCATTGAGTTCCTGCTCCACCCGTTTTTCATAGCCCTGCTTCAGATTCTCAATAATGGCGGCCTTTAGTTCGTCCAGGTTCTCATATTTACCCAGTTTTTTGGCAAAGGCGTCATCCACTTCCGGCAGCACCTCTTCCCGGATCTCCTTCAGCGTCACCTGAAAATCGATTTCCTGGTTTGCCAGACTTTTATTAAAATGATCCTCCGGAAACTTGACTTTAGCTTCCTTTTCATCACCCGGCTTCATCCCCACGAGCTGTTCATCAAACGCTTTGCTGATGCTGCCGGCCCCGATCTTCATGGTGAAGTTCTCAGTCAGCCCGGTTTCGGCAAAGGGCTTCCCCTCCTTTAACCCTTCATAATCTATCAGGACAAAATCACCTTCCTGAGCAGACCGCGGATCTTCGATTTTTTGCAGTTGGGCCAGATTTTTGCGGAGCATTTGAATCTGGTTATCCACATCCTTGTCGGCCACCTGGTATCGTGTTTTTTTCAGCGGCAGTTCTTTGAATTCGATCCGGCCTATCTCCGGTTTCACTTCAACCGTTGCGGCATACTTGTAAGGGCTGTTGAGATCCAGCGGCGGCGGGTCTATCTGGGGGCTGCCCACGATCTTCAGCTCGGTTTCCTTGACGGCATTAAAAAAAGACTCCTGTATCAGGCGGGATGTCACGTCCGCCTGCACGTCCTTCTTATATAGCCGTTCCAAGACTCCCCGGGGCGTCTTGCCGGGACGGAATCCCTTGATTTTTGCCGTTTTTTTAAGCTCTGAATACGCTTTTTCAATCTCCTCGGCCGCTGCGGCGACAGGGACTTCAATGTGCAGTATTTTTTTTACACTGCTCAGGTCTTCAATCGTAACTGACATGTGGTTCCTTTCTAAAATAATCGATTTTATTATAATTATCTCGTTTTTGGTGCGAGAGGGGAGACTTGAACTCCCACTCTGTCTCCAGAGCTGGATCCTAAGTCCAGTGCGTCTACCAATTCCGCCACTCTCGCAAAGATGATTCCGGTCTAATCAGAGGTTGTTTAAAATCATTGCTTGGCATATTATAGGTGGACAAATTCAGTATGGGAACTTGACTTTCTGGCCAAACTAAATAAATTTAAAAACATGAACAGGCAAAATAATATTAAATGCCCAAAATGTCAAGCAAAAATGAGGAAAGCACCTGTTATGACAGCATGTTGCACATCATCAGCCCCGGCCGGATTCGGCCGTAAAACCAGATGTGAAGATAGAGGCCCCATCGGTATCCTTATGAGCAGGTCTTTTGGCGTTATTCTGTCTATTTTTTTTATTCTAATTTTGCGTCCTGCCCAGGGGAGCGCCGAAGAATTTGTTTTGGGCGCTTTACCGAAAACAATCGTTTTAGACCCCGGACATGGCGGGCATGAAACCGGCGCCAAGGGACCCGGCGGCACGCTGGAAAAAATGGTTTCTTTAAACCTGGCCCGCAAAATCGCAGCCGGCCTGAAAGACCACTTCCGGGTTATTCTGACACGGACGGATGACTACTGGCTCGATTTACCTGAAAGAACGGCTGTCGCCAATAAAGCCGGGGCCGATTTGTTCGTCAGCCTGCACACCGGTGCCGGTTTTCTGCACCAGCAGACCGGGGTATCTGTTTTCTTCTTCCGAGAGGCGTCCGATCGCACGCCCGCATCGAAAATCGCAGCAGCAAAACCACCGGACGGAATTGACAGCGCCGTTCCCTGGGACACCATTCAATCCAGACATCTAAAATCGAGCCAGGAGCTGGCCCGACTGATGCACCAATATTTAATTCATCCGGCCACTTCCAAACAGGGCGGCGTTCAGGCTGCACCGCTGATGGTGCTGAGGGGCGCAGACATGCCCGCAGTGCTGATTGAGCCCGGATATCTGACCAACCCTGTGGAAGAAAAAATGTTGACGGACCCGGAAATGATGGCCCTTGTTGCCGAAAAAATAAGCAACGCCATCATTGTTTTTTTAAAGAAATCGGAATAGGCGAGAAGGCTATGAAGCTGGGAGGCTGGGAAGTGATAAGAAATAAAAACATGGTCTACGGCTCAGGGGAAAAAGGGAATATTTTTCCGTGCGCCTTGTGCCGTGCGCCTTGCGCCCGGTTTTTAGCGGATATCATCTTGCAAGAAGTCCGAAAGCGTGATAGGGACACATCGCGATCGTTTTGTGAATATCGGGGCGTGGCGCAACCTGGTAGCGCGCCTGCTTTGGGAGCAGGAAGTCGGAGGTTCAAATCCTCTCGCCCCGACCATCTTATAGTTCTGCCTATCACAGGTTAAAGCAACCCTCCAAGGAGGCTTGTGCGCCCGAGGCGCATTCAAATCCTCTCGCCCCGACCAGCCTTCGTTCGAAACGGAGTTGAGAAAGGAAACCGCTTCGTGGCAGCTGAAAGCAAAGCCGGGCTAAACGCATTCCCCCCTTTCAAACTTCACTTGGCAGGCCAGCCTTCACTTGGAGACATTTGCTTCCAAGCCTCTGTAACGGGTTTTTCCCTTTATCAATATTTCAATAGAATGTTTCCTGGATTATTCTGTTGCTTTGATTCTATTCAGTCTACCGAAACGCAAAAAATACATACTTGACAAAACATTTTAAATGTACTATTTAAAGCACGATTAAACGATCATTTAAGGGAGCTCATATCATGCTTACCAAAATCCGTGCAGACTATACGGTCAGCATCACCGATCTAAAGAAAAACCCTCAAACGATCATCGACGAGGCCCACGGCGAGGCGATTGCTTTGCTCAACCGAAACAAACCGACCGCTTATATTATCCCGGCAGAAACCTATGAAACGCTGCTGGATCTGACAGAAGATATCGAGCTTGGCCAAATCATAGAAGGCCGCAAAGCTGAAAAAGAAAAGGCTGTTGAGGTTGGCTTAGATGACCTATAAGCTGAAATTCCTGCCGAGCGCCCTGAAAGAATGGCACAAACTGGCACCGGAGATAAAAGATCGGTTTAAAGCGCATTTAAGACGCAGGCTTGAAAATCCTCACATCGATAGCACAAGGATCAGGGGCTACCCACACCATTACAAAATCAAGCTGAGGTCCCCAGGCTACCGGCTGGTTTACGAGGTTGAAGAAAAAGAGATTACCGTTTACGTGATATGCGTTGGCCGAGGGGACACCATCTATAAAATCCTTAAAAAGCGCAAATCAATAGCGACCGCACGAAATAAAGAGTGAACCCCGTCGCCCTGACCCCGTCCGCCCATGTAAACCCTGTTGTTGCAAAAGCAGAGAATGCCCCGGATCCCCCAGCGAACGGGATCTTCGAAAGGCGTCCAAGGGTGAAGCCGCAGTATTTTACTGCGAGCCCTTGTCAACGAAGGCTGTTCTCATTTTGGTCGCAGGAGGAAAACGTCTCCGTGTTTTTGTCAACAGCTGCATCCCGAACCGCAGTCGCAGCCGGATCCGCAGCCATGGGCTTCCTGGGTGGGTGTGTCGCTGATGCCCATCACTTCGATGCTGAATGTAAGCGTTTCTCCGGCAAGCGGGTGGTTCAGGTCGAACGTCAGGTTTTCATCATCCATTTTGATGAGCCTGGCCGGTATCTGTTGACCTTCGGGCGTGGAAAAAGCGACGTTGTCGCCCACCTTCGGCGCCATGCCGGCGGGAAGTTCGGAGCGGGGAAACTCACGCACATGGTTTTCATCGCGCAGCCCATAGGCCTCTTCGGGCGCCAGGGTGAATTCCTTTTTTTCATTAACAGACATACCCATCACGGCATCTTCAAACCCTTTGATCAGTTGCCCCGAACCGGTCTGGAACTCAAGCGGGGGGCATCCTTCGCTGCTGTCGAAGACCTCGCCGTTTTCAAATTTACCGGTATACGCCACACTAACGTACATGCCGTTTTCAACTTTTTGCATTTGCATCTCCTTTAATTTTATTTATCAAGTCCTTTTAAATTAAAGACGAATCCGGGCAAGTCAAGTTTTTTTAACCCTATAGGACAAGGGGGGAAATCCGTATCTTTACGCCCTTTGACTTCCCGTTGTATCCTGATGGTGCCGTCGTTGGGATAGCCTGTCGGCGGCTTATCGGCTTTAACAGCCTTGTTTGTTTTGCAGGAGCATGCGGCAACCGACTTGCCGCATTCAGGGCAAATTCGGCCTGTTTCAGTTGAATAAACCAAGCTGCTGTTGTTCATTGCTTTGTTTGCCTATTTTTCCCGGATGGAAAGGATTGTTTGTTTAGAAACGTTTTCTTGGTTATTGTTCAGACAGCGGATTTGCTTTGCCGTTAAGAGCTTTTTCTAAATCCGCTTTGACGGCAGTGAGAAAGCGCTCTCCATATCTCCGGAGCTTTTGTTCCCCCACACCGGTCACTTCAAGCATTGCCGCCGGAGTCGTCGGCTTGAGAATGGCCATCTCCTTTAGGGTCTTGTCATGAAATACGACAAAAGGCGGCAGTTCAAGCTCTCTGGCAATCTCAAGCCGCAGGAGTCGAAGCTTTTCAAAGAGCCGGCTCTCACTTTCATTTTCAAACACCAAAACCGTTTTCGAAGCGGACTTGGCGGGTTTTTTTATTTTAACCGGAAGCGGATCTTTTCTAAATTTCACCGGCTGGATCCCTTTGAGCACCGGCCCGCTTTTTTCGGTGAGCCGGAAACCGGATATTTTTCCCATTTCCACCGTCAGAAAACCGCCGGCCAAAAGCTGGCGGAACACCGAGCGCCATTCTGCCGGGGGCAGATCATCTCCCACCCCGAAGGTTTTGATCCGATCGTGTTTGAACTGCTGAACACGGTCCGTTAAATTCCCCACCAAAATATCCGTGAGGTGGGCGGCCCCAAAACGCTGGCCGGTTCGGTAAACGCTGGACAGGGCCTTCTGGGCGGCAACCGTGCCGTCCCAGGTTTCTATATCCTGAAGGCAGGTATCGCAGTTCCCGCAGGCAGCCGGGTATGCCTCCCCAAAATATCCGAGCAGGGCCTGGCGCCGGCAGGCCGCTGATTCGCAGTACCCGAAAAGCGCCTCCAGCTTCTGCTGCTGAACCCTTTTGAATGCCGCATCCCCGTCGGAAGTTTCCAGAAGCCGCCGCATGGCCACGACATCCGCCAGCGAATAGACCATCCAGGCATCAGCAGGCAGTCCATCCCTGCCCGCCCGCCCGGTTTCCTGATAGTAAGCCTCCATGCTGGAAGGCAGATCCAGGTGCGCAACAAAGCGGACGTCGGGCTTGTCAATGCCCATGCCGAACGCGATGGTGGCGACCATGACAATACCATCTTCCATGAGAAAGCGGCGCTGGTGGCGCTGCCGGTCCTGGGCATCCATGCCGGCGTGGTATGGCAGTGCGTTCACGCCATTTTCCCGGAGCCATTGGGCGGTTTCATCCGCCCTTTTGCGGGTGCGGGTGTAAACGATGCCGGCTTCTGGAACATGATCGGTCCGGATAAACTCGAAGAGCTGTTTTCTCCCGTTGGTTTTCAGTTTGACCTGGTAGCTGATGTTGGGGCGGTCAAAACTGGAGACAAACTGCATGGCAGCCGGCAGGTCCAGTTTGTCGACGATATCCCTGCGGGTGACCGCATCAGCGGTTGCCGTTAGAGCGATCCGCGGCACAGCCGGATATTTTTCCGTCACCTCCACCAGCCTGAGGTATTCCGGCCGGAAATCATGGCCCCACTGGGACACGCAGTGGGCCTCGTCAATGGCAAACAGGGCGATTGGAAATTTCCCCAAAAGATTTTGAAACCGCTCCGTCAGGAGCCGTTCAGGGGCAACGTACAGGATATCAAACGCCCCGCTTAACACCTGGTCCTCGATCTTTTTGGACTCATCGGTTGACTGGCTGGAGTTCAGGAACGCCGCCCGAACGCCGTTTTGCCGCAAGGCCTCAACCTGGTTCTGCATCAGGGCGATAAGGGGGGACACCACCAGGCCGACGCCGCTTCGGATAATCGACGGGATCTGGTAGCAGATCGATTTCCCGCTTCCCGTGGGCATCAACACAAAAGCATCCCTGCCGTCGAGAACGGCCTGGATGATCTCCTGCTGTTTTTCCCTGAAACCTTCGAACCCGAAAACCGTTTTCAATACCCCGAGGGGTGTCTGTTCCATGATTTCCAAACCTGTCCTCAGTACATCTCGTATTTAACCAGCCGGCCGTCGAGCCCGCCGGCCGTGATCGGTTTTTTCCATGATGCTTTCAGCCCGATGTTTTTGATATACGCCCGTTCTCCGAAAAAAACAAAAGCGGCCGATCCCTTGCATTTCTGTTTCAGAAAATCGCCGAGCGCCTTGTAAAAGGCTACCAGATTCTCGTCCCCCCCCATCCGGATGCCGTAAGGCGGATTGGTTACAATGACATGCCCTTCAAGGCCGGGCAAATCTCTGAAGTCCGCCCTTTCAACGCTTACGTTTTTTCCGTAATGGAGCCCCATCAGGTTTGTCCGCGCCGCGCCCACAGCCTCCCCGGACACATCACTGCCTGCAATCAGCCCTTGCGGCAGTTCCTGGATGAGTCCATCGGCCGTTTTTTTTACTTCATTCCAGGCAACGCGGTTAAAATCGGGCAGAAATTCAAAGCCGAACTGATCCCTGAAAACGCCTGCGGGAATATGGCTGTAGCGCATGAGCGCTTCGCACAAAAGGGTTCCCGAACCGCACAACGGATCATATAAGGGAACAGAACCGTCCCACTCGCTGAACCGGATAATCGCGGCGGCAACGGTTTCCTGCATCGGCGCCGAAACGGTCTCCTCCCGGTATCTTCTGCGGTGAAGCGCGCCGCCCGAAGTGTCGAGGCTTATGACTGCCGTATCGTTCCGGATATGAAGGTTCAGCAGGACATCCGGATCTCTTGCCGACACATCCGGGCGCCGACCGGTTTTTTCCCTGAAATAGTCGGCCACCGCATCTTTCAGGCGCAGGGCAGCGAACTTTGAATGCGAAATCGCGCTATCGGAAACAGTCCCTGATACGGCAAAGGTATTGCCTTCCTCAAAAAAGTCTTGCCACTCGATCTGCTTGGCGGTCTGGTAGAGCGTATCGGTATCAGGACAGGCGAAGGATATCAGCGGCGCCAGGCACCGTGAAAGCAGCCGGGTCTGATAATTAATGCGATACAGGGTGGGTTTATCCGCCCTGAAATAAATTCCGCTGAATTCCGGCCGGACATCCTCGGCGCCGAGCTCAGCCAGTTCCGCTGCACCGGCTTCTTTTATGCCGTCGGCCATCTGGGCAAAATACCGGCCGTCCTTCTGATACTGGTATGCCGCCTTTTGCCGCTTTTCCCTTTTAACGCGTTTGATCCCATTGGCTGGTGCCATTTTTCACCGCTTTCGTAATAGAACCTATCTCAAAAAAAAGATTTTTGTTTCAGATCAAGGCGAAGCCAAGCATCAACCCGCAGGAATAATTGAGTATTTCGATGACTTGATGCGCGGCTTCAACGCCGATATGGAGCAAAAAGACTTTTTTGAGATAGGTTCTATCGGAAATGCCGCTCGATATATTACTTGATCATTTCAATCCGTTTGCAGTATTAAAGGTAAATACTGCAAGAATATGGCTGCAAAATCAACCCTAACATTGCGAAAATAGATAATGGATACGGAATATAAAAGCAGAACCCAGAAAAAAAATGAAGACCGGGCACTGCAGCGCCTGGGCGAACAATTGGTCGCCCTGCCGCCCGGCCAGCTCGAGGCCATGGATCTGCCGGAAGAGCTTCTGACGGCCATCGCATTCGCACGCAAAATAAAAAATCACGGCGCACGGCGCAGACAAATCCAGTACATCGGCGTCCTCATGCGGCAAATCGATCCGCAACCCATCGAAACCGCCCTCGAACGCATCCGGTCGGGAAACTTCAGGAAGTGATCCCGCACCCGCCGGAAACGCGCAAGTTCAATCCCTCACCCTCTTTCAAATCCAGCGCATCGATTGTTTTGAATGATTCGGTCCATTGTTCGGAAAAGCCCTAATGGATGAACGTCTGGACTTTAAAAAAAATATTGTTGCCGGTGGAAAGCGCCGTTAATCTTAAGAATTACCGGTGAAATCAGAAGGAAACAGCGACCCGGGCATTTTGGTCTGGCCATGGAAACGCCAACCAAGGACCATGGCTTCCGCCGCAAAGGAGCCGGCAATGGCGATAACACCCAGAACGGATCCGTTGATATTCGGCAAGAAAAATGGAACAACTCCGAAAGCTGCCAGCACCGCCAGACGGACCCCCGCCGTCAACCCGATAAAACCGGTTTTGCGAATGGCCGCCAGCATCCCCCGCGAGAGCGAAGAGGTCGCCCAGAAAATGGCAACGATGTAAATAAGCCGCACCGCGGACGTGCTGTAAGCGCTCAATTCAGGGGTTAAGCCCATCAGGCTGTCCAGGATCAATATTCTCATGGGTGTATAAAACATCAAAAAATTTAAACAGATATAGAAAAGAACCATCCCGGCGGTAAATTGCAGGATCGCCCGGAGGTCCTCTCTTTTCTGCACCAGCGCCTGGGTGGCCTGGACCAGGTTGCGAAAGGGAAAAAGGAGGAGCTTTAAAAGGCCGAACACAACGCCGAAAGACGCGATCGCCAAGTCGGGATTTGCCAGGTTTCCGAGAAAAAAATTAATAATGAACATTACCCCGTTTTCAGAGATCTGATTGATCATCAGAGGCCAGGAAAAGTGCCAGATCTCCCCGTAGGACGCCGGCTGGGCGATATTCCTTTCCAGACGCCTGAAAAACGGCCGGGCGACGATAATCATGTAAACGGCTTCAACCACCATGCCTGACACCGTGGCCAGTGCCCCGACAATGGCGCCGTTGAACCAGAAGGAAAAAAGAAACAGGAATGCGAAGAGACTGACCAGCCTGACGGTGGTGGCGTAGGTAATCAGGATCGTTCTTCGATTCCTCATGACGACGGCGTAGCAGAAGTTCCGGATCAGGATCGGAAATGACCATAACCCCATAATCGCTGAAGCCAACTTGGCTTGAGAGACAACCTCAGGACTGGCGCCCATCCATTCTCCAAAAACAATATCACCGACCGGCGTCAGCGAGGTCAGTTCTACAATGGAAAAAGTTGCCGTTACCAGCAGGACGAATAATCGGAACAACCGTATAAGGGAGGTCCAGTCCGTAATAAAGC from Desulfobacterales bacterium encodes the following:
- the tig gene encoding trigger factor; this encodes MSVTIEDLSSVKKILHIEVPVAAAAEEIEKAYSELKKTAKIKGFRPGKTPRGVLERLYKKDVQADVTSRLIQESFFNAVKETELKIVGSPQIDPPPLDLNSPYKYAATVEVKPEIGRIEFKELPLKKTRYQVADKDVDNQIQMLRKNLAQLQKIEDPRSAQEGDFVLIDYEGLKEGKPFAETGLTENFTMKIGAGSISKAFDEQLVGMKPGDEKEAKVKFPEDHFNKSLANQEIDFQVTLKEIREEVLPEVDDAFAKKLGKYENLDELKAAIIENLKQGYEKRVEQELNEQAFSALIEKKDFEVPEVMVEYELENIIAEAERSFAYHNMSMENLGLTREKLKERYQDTAVKQVKRHLILSQIIEQENMTLSDEEREKGYQNMAASLNQTAEAIKGYYQKNKENLEFFEQALLEKQAIKLIIESSKTEEVDPESESEKKPDEKK
- a CDS encoding N-acetylmuramoyl-L-alanine amidase — encoded protein: MTACCTSSAPAGFGRKTRCEDRGPIGILMSRSFGVILSIFFILILRPAQGSAEEFVLGALPKTIVLDPGHGGHETGAKGPGGTLEKMVSLNLARKIAAGLKDHFRVILTRTDDYWLDLPERTAVANKAGADLFVSLHTGAGFLHQQTGVSVFFFREASDRTPASKIAAAKPPDGIDSAVPWDTIQSRHLKSSQELARLMHQYLIHPATSKQGGVQAAPLMVLRGADMPAVLIEPGYLTNPVEEKMLTDPEMMALVAEKISNAIIVFLKKSE
- a CDS encoding type II toxin-antitoxin system prevent-host-death family antitoxin translates to MLTKIRADYTVSITDLKKNPQTIIDEAHGEAIALLNRNKPTAYIIPAETYETLLDLTEDIELGQIIEGRKAEKEKAVEVGLDDL
- a CDS encoding type II toxin-antitoxin system RelE/ParE family toxin, with the translated sequence MTYKLKFLPSALKEWHKLAPEIKDRFKAHLRRRLENPHIDSTRIRGYPHHYKIKLRSPGYRLVYEVEEKEITVYVICVGRGDTIYKILKKRKSIATARNKE
- a CDS encoding peptidylprolyl isomerase, with the protein product MQKVENGMYVSVAYTGKFENGEVFDSSEGCPPLEFQTGSGQLIKGFEDAVMGMSVNEKKEFTLAPEEAYGLRDENHVREFPRSELPAGMAPKVGDNVAFSTPEGQQIPARLIKMDDENLTFDLNHPLAGETLTFSIEVMGISDTPTQEAHGCGSGCDCGSGCSC
- the recQ gene encoding DNA helicase RecQ, coding for MEQTPLGVLKTVFGFEGFREKQQEIIQAVLDGRDAFVLMPTGSGKSICYQIPSIIRSGVGLVVSPLIALMQNQVEALRQNGVRAAFLNSSQSTDESKKIEDQVLSGAFDILYVAPERLLTERFQNLLGKFPIALFAIDEAHCVSQWGHDFRPEYLRLVEVTEKYPAVPRIALTATADAVTRRDIVDKLDLPAAMQFVSSFDRPNISYQVKLKTNGRKQLFEFIRTDHVPEAGIVYTRTRKRADETAQWLRENGVNALPYHAGMDAQDRQRHQRRFLMEDGIVMVATIAFGMGIDKPDVRFVAHLDLPSSMEAYYQETGRAGRDGLPADAWMVYSLADVVAMRRLLETSDGDAAFKRVQQQKLEALFGYCESAACRRQALLGYFGEAYPAACGNCDTCLQDIETWDGTVAAQKALSSVYRTGQRFGAAHLTDILVGNLTDRVQQFKHDRIKTFGVGDDLPPAEWRSVFRQLLAGGFLTVEMGKISGFRLTEKSGPVLKGIQPVKFRKDPLPVKIKKPAKSASKTVLVFENESESRLFEKLRLLRLEIARELELPPFVVFHDKTLKEMAILKPTTPAAMLEVTGVGEQKLRRYGERFLTAVKADLEKALNGKANPLSEQ
- a CDS encoding class I SAM-dependent RNA methyltransferase encodes the protein MAPANGIKRVKREKRQKAAYQYQKDGRYFAQMADGIKEAGAAELAELGAEDVRPEFSGIYFRADKPTLYRINYQTRLLSRCLAPLISFACPDTDTLYQTAKQIEWQDFFEEGNTFAVSGTVSDSAISHSKFAALRLKDAVADYFREKTGRRPDVSARDPDVLLNLHIRNDTAVISLDTSGGALHRRRYREETVSAPMQETVAAAIIRFSEWDGSVPLYDPLCGSGTLLCEALMRYSHIPAGVFRDQFGFEFLPDFNRVAWNEVKKTADGLIQELPQGLIAGSDVSGEAVGAARTNLMGLHYGKNVSVERADFRDLPGLEGHVIVTNPPYGIRMGGDENLVAFYKALGDFLKQKCKGSAAFVFFGERAYIKNIGLKASWKKPITAGGLDGRLVKYEMY
- the yjgA gene encoding ribosome biogenesis factor YjgA, with the translated sequence MDTEYKSRTQKKNEDRALQRLGEQLVALPPGQLEAMDLPEELLTAIAFARKIKNHGARRRQIQYIGVLMRQIDPQPIETALERIRSGNFRK